One genomic window of Hippopotamus amphibius kiboko isolate mHipAmp2 chromosome 10, mHipAmp2.hap2, whole genome shotgun sequence includes the following:
- the TRMT10C gene encoding tRNA methyltransferase 10 homolog C, protein MPVFLKMNVCITFLRPFARVVVPFTLHRKRRVLHSTVLHRYMSSKIPAASYPNKESTSPPEELELDRWKITMKSSVQEEGVSAVSGSKDEDPLAATRELIEMWRLLRREVPEHISEEELKTVTECVSKSSKKKYLKYLYIKEKMKKAKKIKKEMKVAAKEQVKKDQLSETTTEDKQQNFLFLRLWDRSMDIAMGWKGAQAMQFGQPLVFDMAYDDYMKPKELQNAVSQLLESEGWNRRDVDPFHVYFCNLKTGGAYYRALVKRYGEKWDKLLLTATEKSYVDLFPKDSIIYLTADSPNVMTSFKHDKIYIVGSFVDKNMQPGTSLAKAKRLKLATECLPLDKYLQWDIGTKNLTLDQMIRILSCLKNTGSWEEALKFVPRRKHTGFLEISQHSQEIVNRLKKSKTSNSFVRGSVNRHRKGSLNENI, encoded by the coding sequence ATGCCTGTTTTCCTCAAAATGAATGTCTGTATCACCTTCTTAAGACCTTTTGCCAGAGTTGTGGTGCCATTTACCCTTCATAGAAAGAGAAGGGTTTTACATTCAACTGTTCTACATAGATACATGTCTTCCAAAATACCAGCTGCGTCCTATCCTAATAAGGAGAGTACATCACCTCCAGAAGAGCTGGAGTTGGATAGGTGGAAAATTACAATGAAATCTAGTGTGCAAGAAGAGGGTGTTTCAGCAGTTTCAGGTAGCAAGGATGAAGATCCTCTAGCTGCCACCAGGGAGTTAATTGAGATGTGGCGATTGCTTCGCAGAGAAGTACCAGAACACATCAGTGAAGAAGAGCTCAAAACCGTTACAGAATGTGTCTCtaaatcatcaaaaaaaaaatatttaaaatatttatatattaaggaaaaaatgaaaaaagccaagaaaattaaaaaggaaatgaaagtagcAGCAAAAGAACAAGTAAAAAAAGACCAGCTATCAGAAACCACTACGGAAGATAAACAGCAAAACTTTCTATTTCTACGACTTTGGGATAGGAGTATGGACATTGCAATGGGCTGGAAGGGTGCCCAGGCCATGCAGTTTGGACAACCTTTGGTTTTTGACATGGCTTATGACGACTATATGAAACCAAAAGAACTGCAGAATGCCGTTTCCCAACTTTTAGAAAGTGAAGGATGGAACAGAAGAGATGTTGATCCTTTCCATGTTTATTTCTGCAATCTTAAAACAGGTGGCGCCTACTATAGAGCGTTAGTTAAACGTTATGGAGAAAAGTGGGACAAATTGCTTTTAACAGCAACAGAAAAGTCTTATGTAGATTTATTTCCAAAGGACAGTATTATATATTTAACTGCCGATTCTCCCAATGTTATGACTTCTTTCAAACATGACAAAATTTATATAGTGGGATCTTTTGTTGATAAGAATATGCAGCCAGGCACATCCTTAGCCAAAGCAAAACGCCTAAAGCTGGCAACAGAATGCCTTCCATTAGATAAATATTTGCAGTGGGACATCGGTACTAAAAATCTCACCTTAGATCAAATGATACGTATTTTGTCATGTCTGAAAAACACTGGTAGTTGGGAAGAGGCTCTGAAGTTTgttcctaggagaaaacatactGGTTTTCTGGAGATTTCTCAGCATTCTCAAGAGATTGTCAACAGATTGAAGAAGTCAAAGACTTCTAATTCATTTGTGAGAGGCTCTGTAAATAGACACAGAAAAGGTAGCTTGAATGAGAATATTTGA
- the LOC130830002 gene encoding putative protein FAM172B isoform X2, producing the protein MSERALTNHHSALLVLLQDHGVLRAGQWSQQAILHHGLQHGSQIPCIQMALQAHYDVIVLNPNDNFVDLQTEKEWKGLLTQNVESSSRKMVKTESFFSLQQSLQCIPKRCSNTPEEHMAYIWDYFISKAEGKDVAFIVHGYGGLVFMDLLVRRKWEVMSKVYAVALIDSEHHVGHQLGSDIQLLAWIKHHCREWVTSPKPLDKPAATVLKKEFPMVSAGTEKHNLAPSSSLQSIFKYFRKALKAKAAINFSRVPVVTRSSTKRKQSA; encoded by the coding sequence ATGAGTGAGAGAGCATTAACAAATCATCATTCTGCCCTTCTTGTCCTTCTTCAAGACCATGGGGTCTTAAGAGCTGGTCAGTGGAGTCAGCAGGCAATACTACATCATGGTCTCCAACATGGAAGTCAGATACCATGTATTCAAATGGCATTGCAGGCACATTATGATGTAATTGTGCTAAACCCCAATGACAATTTTGTGGACctacagacagaaaaagaatggaaaggtcTTTTAACACAAAATGTTGAGTCCTCTTCAAGAAAAATGGTTAAGACTGAGAGCTTTTTCTCTCTTCAGCAGTCTCTCCAGTGTATTCCAAAAAGATGCAGCAACACCCCTGAAGAACACATGGCTTATATTTGGGATTACTTCATTTCAAAGGCTGAAGGCAAGGACGTTGCTTTCATTGTACATGGTTATGGAGGCTTGGTTTTTATGGACTTGCTTGTTCGTAGAAAGTGGGAAGTGATGAGCAAAGTATATGCTGTTGCACTTATTGACTCTGAACATCACGTAGGACACCAGCTGGGGAGTGACATCCAGTTATTAGCATGGATAAAGCACCACTGCCGTGAATGGGTGACAAGTCCAAAACCTTTGGATAAACCTGCAGCTACTGTTTTGAAAAAGGAGTTTCCTATGGTTTCTGCGGGTACAGAAAAACACAACTTAGCCCCTTCCTCTAGCCTTCAgtcaatttttaaatactttcgGAAAGCTTTGAAAGCCAAAGCAGCTATTAATTTCTCTCGAGTACCCGTAGTAACTAGAAGCTccacaaaaagaaagcaaagtgctTAG
- the LOC130830002 gene encoding putative protein FAM172B isoform X1, whose amino-acid sequence MEIKLGDENIKKEIWLPVTQELSFRKFIEQSDLLEELKYDFNEKAELRHTETHRPFVFNYYKDVLERNSKRYQALGHLLEQYIYELLEKVCKLQKVYIPPEADKEPRSFFFMSERALTNHHSALLVLLQDHGVLRAGQWSQQAILHHGLQHGSQIPCIQMALQAHYDVIVLNPNDNFVDLQTEKEWKGLLTQNVESSSRKMVKTESFFSLQQSLQCIPKRCSNTPEEHMAYIWDYFISKAEGKDVAFIVHGYGGLVFMDLLVRRKWEVMSKVYAVALIDSEHHVGHQLGSDIQLLAWIKHHCREWVTSPKPLDKPAATVLKKEFPMVSAGTEKHNLAPSSSLQSIFKYFRKALKAKAAINFSRVPVVTRSSTKRKQSA is encoded by the exons ATGGAAATAAAGCTAGgagatgaaaacataaaaaaggaaatt TGGTTACCAGTGACTCAGGAACTGAGCTTCCGAAAATTTATTGAACAATCTGATTTACTAGAAGAACTTAAATATGACTTCAATGAAAAAGCTGAATTGAGacacactgagacacacagaCCTTTTGTCTTTAACTATTACAAAGATGTTCTAGAGAGGAATAGTAAGCGCTACCAGGCCCTTGGCCATTTGCTTGAACAATACATTTATGAACTTTTGGAAAAAGTGTGCAAATTACAAAAAGTCTATATCCCACCAGAGGCTGATAAGGAACCAAGAAGCTTCTTTTTCATGAGTGAGAGAGCATTAACAAATCATCATTCTGCCCTTCTTGTCCTTCTTCAAGACCATGGGGTCTTAAGAGCTGGTCAGTGGAGTCAGCAGGCAATACTACATCATGGTCTCCAACATGGAAGTCAGATACCATGTATTCAAATGGCATTGCAGGCACATTATGATGTAATTGTGCTAAACCCCAATGACAATTTTGTGGACctacagacagaaaaagaatggaaaggtcTTTTAACACAAAATGTTGAGTCCTCTTCAAGAAAAATGGTTAAGACTGAGAGCTTTTTCTCTCTTCAGCAGTCTCTCCAGTGTATTCCAAAAAGATGCAGCAACACCCCTGAAGAACACATGGCTTATATTTGGGATTACTTCATTTCAAAGGCTGAAGGCAAGGACGTTGCTTTCATTGTACATGGTTATGGAGGCTTGGTTTTTATGGACTTGCTTGTTCGTAGAAAGTGGGAAGTGATGAGCAAAGTATATGCTGTTGCACTTATTGACTCTGAACATCACGTAGGACACCAGCTGGGGAGTGACATCCAGTTATTAGCATGGATAAAGCACCACTGCCGTGAATGGGTGACAAGTCCAAAACCTTTGGATAAACCTGCAGCTACTGTTTTGAAAAAGGAGTTTCCTATGGTTTCTGCGGGTACAGAAAAACACAACTTAGCCCCTTCCTCTAGCCTTCAgtcaatttttaaatactttcgGAAAGCTTTGAAAGCCAAAGCAGCTATTAATTTCTCTCGAGTACCCGTAGTAACTAGAAGCTccacaaaaagaaagcaaagtgctTAG
- the LOC130830003 gene encoding protein C1orf43 homolog: MASGSNWQSGVNVVLVMAYGSLDLKEEIDIRLSRVQDIKYEPQLLADDDARLLQLETQGNQNCYNYLYRMKALDAIRASEIPFHAESRHPRSLMGKNFRSYLLDLRNTSTPFKGVCKALIDTLLDGYETARYGTGVFGQSEYLRYQEALSDLATVVKARSGSSQRQHQSAAKDLTQSPEVSPTTIQVTYLPSSQKSKRAKHFLELKSFKDNYNTLESTL; encoded by the coding sequence ATGGCGTCCGGCAGTAACTGGCAGTCCGGCGTGAATGTCGTGCTGGTGATGGCCTACGGGAGCCTGGACTTAAAAGAGGAGATTGATATCCGACTATCCAGGGTTCAGGATATCAAATATGAACCTCAGCTCCTTGCTGATGATGATGCAAGACTGCTACAGCTGGAAACCCAGGGAAATCAAAATTGCTACAACTATCTATATAGGATGAAAGCTCTGGATGCCATCCGTGCCTCTGAGATCCCATTTCATGCTGAAAGCCGACATCCCCGTTCCTTAATGGGCAAGAATTTCCGCTCCTACCTGCTAGATCTTCGAAACACTAGTACTCCTTTTAAGGGTGTGTGCAAGGCCCTCATTGATACCCTGCTGGATGGCTATGAGACAGCCCGCTATGGGACAGGGGTCTTTGGCCAGAGTGAGTACCTGCGCTATCAGGAGGCCTTGAGTGACCTGGCCACAGTGGTCAAAGCACGAAGTGGGAGCTCTCAGCGACAACACCAGTCAGCAGCCAAAGACCTAACCCAGTCTCCTGAAGTCTCCCCAACAACCATCCAGGTGACGTACCTCCCCTCCAGTCAGAAGAGTAAACGTGCCAAGCACTTCCTCGAGTTGAAGAGCTTTAAGGACAACTATAACACACTGGAGAGTACTCTGTGA